A region from the Prionailurus viverrinus isolate Anna chromosome E2, UM_Priviv_1.0, whole genome shotgun sequence genome encodes:
- the FFAR2 gene encoding free fatty acid receptor 2, whose protein sequence is MTNWRSSIILTAYIVIFLTGLPANLLALRAFVGRVRQPHPAPVHILLLSLTLADLLLLLLLPFKMVEAAYNFRWYLPELLCALTGFGFYSSIYCSTWLLAGISIERYLGVAFPVQYKLSRKPVYGVIAAVVAWVMSFGHCTIVIIGQYLNSTQQTANTNGITCYENFTETQLNVVLPVRLELCLFLFFVPMVITIFCYWRFVWIMLTQPHVGAQRRRRAVGLAVVTLLNFLVCFGPYNISHLVGYYTKKSPPWRVEAVVFSSLNASLDPLLFYFSSSAVRRAFGKGLQILRHQGSSLLGRKGRETAEGASGDRGVSQAEGAPSSDFTTD, encoded by the coding sequence ATGACAAACTGGCGCAGCTCCATCATCCTCACGGCCTACATCGTCATCTTCCTCACCGGTCTCCCTGCCAACCTCCTGGCCCTGCGGGCCTTCGTGGGGCGGGTCCGCCAGCCTCACCCTGCGCCCGTCCACATCCTCCTGCTCAGCCTGACGCTGGCGgacctcctgctgctgctgctgctgcccttcAAGATGGTTGAGGCCGCCTATAACTTCCGCTGGTATCTGCCCGAGCTGCTCTGCGCCCTCACGGGTTTCGGCTTCTACAGCAGCATCTACTGCAGCACGTGGCTCCTGGCGGGCATCAGCATCGAGCGCTACCTGGGAGTGGCTTTCCCCGTGCAGTACAAGCTGTCCCGCAAGCCTGTGTACGGAGTGATTGCTGCCGTGGTCGCCTGGGTCATGTCCTTTGGTCACTGCACCATCGTGATCATCGGTCAGTACTTGAACTCAACCCAGCAGACCGCAAACACGAATGGAATCACTTGCTATGAGAACTTCACCGAAACGCAGCTGAACGTGGTGCTTCCGGTGCGGCTGGAGCtgtgcctcttcctcttcttcgtCCCCATGGTGATCACCATCTTCTGCTACTGGCGCTTCGTGTGGATCATGCTCAcccagccccacgtgggggccCAGAGGCGGCGCAGAGCTGTGGGGCTGGCTGTTGTGACCCTCCTTAATTTCCTGGTGTGCTTCGGGCCTTACAACATATCCCACCTGGTGGGGTATTACACGAAGAAAAGCCCCCCGTGGCGGGTCGAAGCCGTGGTGTTCAGTTCCCTCAATGCCAGTCTGGACCCCCTGCTCTTCTACTTCTCTTCATCGGCTGTGCGCAGAGCCTTTGGAAAAGGGCTGCAGATACTGCGACATCAGGGCTCCTCCCTGTTGGGAcgcaaaggcagagagacagcggAGGGGGCGAGTGGGGACAGGGGTGTGAGTCAAGCCGAGGGAGCACCGAGTTCCGACTTCACTACAGACTAG